A portion of the Phycodurus eques isolate BA_2022a chromosome 3, UOR_Pequ_1.1, whole genome shotgun sequence genome contains these proteins:
- the endog gene encoding endonuclease G, mitochondrial isoform X4 produces the protein MKYGFPSLSNIRTRESYVSSYDPRTRTPAWVIERLGGDTLGGNADRKRCDFKEDDRSDACVRECAGVSVCVCVCARVRAACTQVSACVRPCSVHVFHRATNGDYRGSGLDRGHMAAAANHKWSQKAMDDTFYLTNVAPQNPHMNQNAWNNLEKLCRSLTKLYANVYVCTGPLYLPRQEADGKLYVHYQVLGTNHIAVPTHFFKVLVLERDGRQGGVELRSYVLPNEPVDEKIPLERFLVPIETIERASGLLFLPNIVRTSGGAVTAAANK, from the exons ATGAAATACGGCTTCCCGTCGCTGTCCAACATTCGCACGAGAGAATCCTACGTGAGCTCGTACGACCCCCGAACCAGGACGCCCGCGTGGGTCATCGAGAGGCTCGGCGGCGACACGCTCGGCGGGAACGCCGACAGGAAGCGCTGCGACTTCAAGGAGGACGACAGGTCAGACGCGTGCGTGCGAGAGTGCGCAGGtgtcagcgtgtgtgtgtgtgtgtgcgcgcgcgtgcgtgcagCATGCACACAAGTGTCAGCGTGTGTGCGTCCCTGCAGCGTGCACGTTTTCCACCGCGCCACCAACGGCGACTACAGGGGGAGCGGCCTCGACAGAGGTCACATGGCGGCGGCGGCCAATCACAAGTGGAGCCAGAAAGCCATGGACGACACCTTCTACCTGACCAACGTAGCCCCTCAG AACCCTCACATGAACCAGAACGCGTGGAACAATCTGGAGAAGTTGTGTCGCTCGCTCACCAAACTTTACGCCAATGTCTACGTGTGCACCGGCCCGCTCTACCTGCCCAGG CAGGAAGCAGATGGCAAGCTTTACGTCCACTATCAAGTCCTGGGCACGAACCACATCGCCGTGCCGACGCACTTCTTCAAG GTGTTGGTCTTGGAGCGTGACGGCAGGCAGGGTGGCGTGGAGCTACGTTCGTACGTTCTTCCCAACGAGCCCGTGGACGAGAAGATCCCCCTGGAGCGTTTCCTGGTTCCTATAGAAACCATCGAGAGGGCGTCGGGCCTCCTGTTCCTACCAAACATCGTCAGGACCAGCGGCGGCGCCGTCACCGCCGCCGCCAACAAATAG
- the endog gene encoding endonuclease G, mitochondrial isoform X3 translates to MLSRPSGGAVMKYGFPSLSNIRTRESYVSSYDPRTRTPAWVIERLGGDTLGGNADRKRCDFKEDDRSDACVRECAGVSVCVCVCARVRAACTQVSACVRPCSVHVFHRATNGDYRGSGLDRGHMAAAANHKWSQKAMDDTFYLTNVAPQNPHMNQNAWNNLEKLCRSLTKLYANVYVCTGPLYLPRQEADGKLYVHYQVLGTNHIAVPTHFFKVLVLERDGRQGGVELRSYVLPNEPVDEKIPLERFLVPIETIERASGLLFLPNIVRTSGGAVTAAANK, encoded by the exons atg TTGAGCCGGCCTTCCGGGGGCGCTGTGATGAAATACGGCTTCCCGTCGCTGTCCAACATTCGCACGAGAGAATCCTACGTGAGCTCGTACGACCCCCGAACCAGGACGCCCGCGTGGGTCATCGAGAGGCTCGGCGGCGACACGCTCGGCGGGAACGCCGACAGGAAGCGCTGCGACTTCAAGGAGGACGACAGGTCAGACGCGTGCGTGCGAGAGTGCGCAGGtgtcagcgtgtgtgtgtgtgtgtgcgcgcgcgtgcgtgcagCATGCACACAAGTGTCAGCGTGTGTGCGTCCCTGCAGCGTGCACGTTTTCCACCGCGCCACCAACGGCGACTACAGGGGGAGCGGCCTCGACAGAGGTCACATGGCGGCGGCGGCCAATCACAAGTGGAGCCAGAAAGCCATGGACGACACCTTCTACCTGACCAACGTAGCCCCTCAG AACCCTCACATGAACCAGAACGCGTGGAACAATCTGGAGAAGTTGTGTCGCTCGCTCACCAAACTTTACGCCAATGTCTACGTGTGCACCGGCCCGCTCTACCTGCCCAGG CAGGAAGCAGATGGCAAGCTTTACGTCCACTATCAAGTCCTGGGCACGAACCACATCGCCGTGCCGACGCACTTCTTCAAG GTGTTGGTCTTGGAGCGTGACGGCAGGCAGGGTGGCGTGGAGCTACGTTCGTACGTTCTTCCCAACGAGCCCGTGGACGAGAAGATCCCCCTGGAGCGTTTCCTGGTTCCTATAGAAACCATCGAGAGGGCGTCGGGCCTCCTGTTCCTACCAAACATCGTCAGGACCAGCGGCGGCGCCGTCACCGCCGCCGCCAACAAATAG
- the endog gene encoding endonuclease G, mitochondrial isoform X1 encodes MTAKWRTTLATLSFGAALGASTSRLWGPSGGQEEQPAVGLLGRLPVVPVPNVHAAYELTLSRPSGGAVMKYGFPSLSNIRTRESYVSSYDPRTRTPAWVIERLGGDTLGGNADRKRCDFKEDDSVHVFHRATNGDYRGSGLDRGHMAAAANHKWSQKAMDDTFYLTNVAPQNPHMNQNAWNNLEKLCRSLTKLYANVYVCTGPLYLPSQEADGKLYVHYQVLGTNHIAVPTHFFKVLVLERDGRQGGVELRSYVLPNEPVDEKIPLERFLVPIETIERASGLLFLPNIVRTSGGAVTAAANK; translated from the exons ATGACGGCCAAGTGGCGGACGACGTTGGCGACCTTGTCGTTCGGAGCTGCCCTCGGCGCCTCGACGAGCCGCCTGTGGGGGCCCTCGGGCGGCCAGGAGGAGCAGCCGGCAGTCGGTCTTCTCGGCCGGCTTCCGGTGGTGCCGGTTCCGAACGTCCACGCCGCGTACGAACTGACG TTGAGCCGGCCTTCCGGGGGCGCTGTGATGAAATACGGCTTCCCGTCGCTGTCCAACATTCGCACGAGAGAATCCTACGTGAGCTCGTACGACCCCCGAACCAGGACGCCCGCGTGGGTCATCGAGAGGCTCGGCGGCGACACGCTCGGCGGGAACGCCGACAGGAAGCGCTGCGACTTCAAGGAGGACGACAG CGTGCACGTTTTCCACCGCGCCACCAACGGCGACTACAGGGGGAGCGGCCTCGACAGAGGTCACATGGCGGCGGCGGCCAATCACAAGTGGAGCCAGAAAGCCATGGACGACACCTTCTACCTGACCAACGTAGCCCCTCAG AACCCTCACATGAACCAGAACGCGTGGAACAATCTGGAGAAGTTGTGTCGCTCGCTCACCAAACTTTACGCCAATGTCTACGTGTGCACCGGCCCGCTCTACCTGCCCAG CCAGGAAGCAGATGGCAAGCTTTACGTCCACTATCAAGTCCTGGGCACGAACCACATCGCCGTGCCGACGCACTTCTTCAAG GTGTTGGTCTTGGAGCGTGACGGCAGGCAGGGTGGCGTGGAGCTACGTTCGTACGTTCTTCCCAACGAGCCCGTGGACGAGAAGATCCCCCTGGAGCGTTTCCTGGTTCCTATAGAAACCATCGAGAGGGCGTCGGGCCTCCTGTTCCTACCAAACATCGTCAGGACCAGCGGCGGCGCCGTCACCGCCGCCGCCAACAAATAG
- the endog gene encoding endonuclease G, mitochondrial isoform X2 encodes MTAKWRTTLATLSFGAALGASTSRLWGPSGGQEEQPAVGLLGRLPVVPVPNVHAAYELTLSRPSGGAVMKYGFPSLSNIRTRESYVSSYDPRTRTPAWVIERLGGDTLGGNADRKRCDFKEDDSVHVFHRATNGDYRGSGLDRGHMAAAANHKWSQKAMDDTFYLTNVAPQNPHMNQNAWNNLEKLCRSLTKLYANVYVCTGPLYLPRQEADGKLYVHYQVLGTNHIAVPTHFFKVSSCPRGRQKILMCWSWSVTAGRVAWSYVRTFFPTSPWTRRSPWSVSWFL; translated from the exons ATGACGGCCAAGTGGCGGACGACGTTGGCGACCTTGTCGTTCGGAGCTGCCCTCGGCGCCTCGACGAGCCGCCTGTGGGGGCCCTCGGGCGGCCAGGAGGAGCAGCCGGCAGTCGGTCTTCTCGGCCGGCTTCCGGTGGTGCCGGTTCCGAACGTCCACGCCGCGTACGAACTGACG TTGAGCCGGCCTTCCGGGGGCGCTGTGATGAAATACGGCTTCCCGTCGCTGTCCAACATTCGCACGAGAGAATCCTACGTGAGCTCGTACGACCCCCGAACCAGGACGCCCGCGTGGGTCATCGAGAGGCTCGGCGGCGACACGCTCGGCGGGAACGCCGACAGGAAGCGCTGCGACTTCAAGGAGGACGACAG CGTGCACGTTTTCCACCGCGCCACCAACGGCGACTACAGGGGGAGCGGCCTCGACAGAGGTCACATGGCGGCGGCGGCCAATCACAAGTGGAGCCAGAAAGCCATGGACGACACCTTCTACCTGACCAACGTAGCCCCTCAG AACCCTCACATGAACCAGAACGCGTGGAACAATCTGGAGAAGTTGTGTCGCTCGCTCACCAAACTTTACGCCAATGTCTACGTGTGCACCGGCCCGCTCTACCTGCCCAGG CAGGAAGCAGATGGCAAGCTTTACGTCCACTATCAAGTCCTGGGCACGAACCACATCGCCGTGCCGACGCACTTCTTCAAGGTCAGCTCGTGTCCTCGGGGTAGACAGAAAATCTTAAT GTGTTGGTCTTGGAGCGTGACGGCAGGCAGGGTGGCGTGGAGCTACGTTCGTACGTTCTTCCCAACGAGCCCGTGGACGAGAAGATCCCCCTGGAGCGTTTCCTGGTTCCTATAG